The proteins below are encoded in one region of Parvicella tangerina:
- a CDS encoding succinate dehydrogenase/fumarate reductase iron-sulfur subunit — protein sequence MAEKFINIKLKIWRQKDSKSAGKFVEYPLSNVSTDSSFLEMLDLLNESLVEKGEEPVAFDHDCREGICGMCSLFINGEAHGPDRGVTTCQLHMRMFKDGETITIEPFRASPFPVIKDLVVDRTPFDRIMQKGGFVSVNTSGNTQDANALPVPKADADKAFDAATCIGCGACVATCKNASAMLFVSAKVSQMALLPQGRVEAKERVLNMVHQMDMEGFGNCTNTGACEVECPKGISLENIARMNREYLKAVATSEEH from the coding sequence ATGGCTGAAAAGTTTATCAATATTAAATTAAAAATCTGGCGTCAGAAGGATAGTAAGTCTGCTGGTAAGTTTGTAGAGTATCCACTGTCAAATGTATCCACAGATTCGTCTTTCTTGGAAATGCTAGACTTATTGAACGAATCACTTGTTGAAAAAGGAGAAGAACCCGTTGCGTTCGACCATGATTGTCGTGAAGGTATTTGTGGTATGTGTTCACTTTTCATCAATGGTGAAGCTCACGGTCCTGACAGAGGCGTAACAACGTGTCAGTTGCACATGAGAATGTTCAAGGATGGTGAAACAATTACTATAGAGCCATTCAGAGCTAGTCCTTTCCCTGTAATAAAAGATTTGGTAGTTGACAGAACTCCATTTGATAGAATTATGCAGAAAGGTGGGTTTGTCTCTGTAAACACTTCAGGGAATACGCAAGATGCAAATGCACTACCCGTTCCTAAAGCTGATGCGGACAAAGCATTTGATGCTGCAACATGTATTGGATGTGGTGCTTGCGTAGCTACATGTAAAAATGCAAGTGCTATGCTGTTTGTTTCTGCAAAAGTTTCTCAAATGGCGCTATTGCCTCAGGGAAGAGTGGAAGCGAAAGAGCGCGTATTAAACATGGTTCACCAAATGGACATGGAAGGTTTTGGTAACTGTACGAATACTGGGGCATGTGAGGTTGAATGTCCTAAAGGAATTTCATTGGAGAATATTGCTAGAATGAATAGAGAGTATTTAAAGGCCGTTGCTACTTCAGAAGAACACTAA
- a CDS encoding four helix bundle protein, whose protein sequence is MSEGKSYQDLLVWQKAVTLTSDVYKTTGFFLDEEKFSLTQQIKRSAVSVPSNIAEGWGRNTDRSFGHFLSIAKGSLYELQTQLIIANRLDYINEQTLNELDSKIVEISKMTSSLMKKLN, encoded by the coding sequence ATGAGTGAAGGAAAGTCATATCAGGATTTATTAGTTTGGCAAAAAGCAGTCACACTTACTTCCGATGTGTATAAAACAACAGGCTTTTTCCTGGATGAAGAAAAATTTTCACTTACTCAACAAATTAAACGAAGTGCGGTTTCTGTACCTTCAAATATTGCAGAAGGCTGGGGCAGAAATACGGATAGAAGCTTTGGGCATTTCCTTTCAATAGCTAAAGGATCATTGTACGAGTTACAAACTCAACTGATCATTGCTAATCGATTGGATTATATTAATGAACAAACTTTAAATGAATTGGATTCCAAAATTGTTGAAATCAGCAAAATGACGAGTTCACTTATGAAAAAATTAAATTAG
- a CDS encoding succinate dehydrogenase cytochrome b subunit — protein sequence MSNNGITKSSVGRKILMALSGFFLLVFLLQHFAVNFLSVLSPGTFNSVSDFMGYNPVVQFALQPILIFGVIFHLAMGISLELQNRKARPVKYGQYNGAANATWMSRNMIITGLMVLAFLGLHMYDFWAHEMTEKYIEGGAEAFGSDMRNPTRYYHELQEKFVDVWRVIIYVVSFVLLSLHLMHGFQSAFQSVGFRHSKYTPIIKKLGNVYAILIPLGFIFIALYHYIDQLN from the coding sequence ATGAGTAATAATGGAATCACCAAGTCATCGGTTGGAAGAAAAATCCTTATGGCTTTATCTGGTTTTTTTCTTTTAGTTTTCTTACTCCAGCATTTTGCTGTCAACTTCTTATCGGTTTTAAGTCCAGGGACATTCAACTCAGTTTCTGACTTTATGGGATATAACCCAGTCGTTCAGTTTGCATTGCAGCCGATACTGATTTTTGGTGTTATTTTTCATCTTGCGATGGGAATTAGTTTAGAGCTTCAAAACAGAAAGGCTAGACCAGTTAAATATGGACAATACAATGGAGCAGCAAATGCAACGTGGATGTCACGAAACATGATCATTACGGGACTGATGGTACTTGCCTTCCTCGGTCTACACATGTATGATTTCTGGGCACATGAGATGACAGAAAAGTACATTGAGGGTGGAGCTGAAGCCTTTGGAAGCGACATGAGAAACCCAACTAGATATTATCACGAACTTCAGGAGAAATTTGTTGATGTATGGCGAGTAATTATTTATGTGGTTTCATTTGTATTATTGTCACTACACTTAATGCATGGCTTTCAATCAGCATTCCAATCTGTAGGATTCCGTCACTCGAAGTACACCCCAATAATTAAGAAATTAGGTAATGTATATGCAATTTTGATTCCATTAGGGTTCATTTTCATAGCATTATATCACTATATTGATCAATTGAATTAA
- a CDS encoding fumarate reductase/succinate dehydrogenase flavoprotein subunit codes for MATLDSKIPEGPLKDKWTKHKDTINLVNPANKRLIDVIVVGTGLAGGSAAASLAEMGYNVKAFCYQDSPRRAHSIAAQGGINAAKNYQNDGDSVYRLFYDTVKGGDYRAREANVYRLAEVSANIIDQCVAQGVPFAREYGGLLDNRSFGGVLVSRTFYAKGQTGQQLLLGAYSALSRQIGKGKVQMFGRHEMLDLVVVEGKARGIIARDMITGEITRHSAHAVVIASGGYGNVFFLSTNAMGSNATAAWKIHKKGAYFANPCYTQIHPTCIPRSGDHQSKLTLMSESLRNDGRIWVPKKMEDVMAIREGKKKPTDLSEDERDYYLERRYPAFGNLVPRDVASRAAKERCDAGFGVNQTGEAVYLDFKSAIHRYGKEKALVEGISNPSEAQIIKLGEEVVEAKYGNLFQMYYKITDENPYKTPMKIYPAVHYTMGGIWVDYNLMTTVPGCYAAGEANFSDHGANRLGASALMQGLADGYFVLPYTIGDYLSHEIRTGKISTDLPEFVEAEKAVQDQIDRLMNIKGSKSVDHFHKRLGKVMWDKVGMARNEQGLKEAMEEIRQIREEFWSDVRIPGDANGLNPELEKAGRVADFLELGELFAKDALHRTESCGGHFREESVELDGPQKGEAKRDDVNFAYVAAWEWTGDPKDAKLHKEELEFKDIELKQRSYK; via the coding sequence ATGGCTACATTAGATTCTAAAATACCAGAAGGACCATTAAAAGATAAATGGACTAAACATAAGGATACGATTAACCTTGTAAATCCCGCTAACAAACGATTAATTGATGTTATCGTAGTTGGTACTGGACTTGCAGGAGGGTCTGCAGCTGCTTCACTTGCCGAAATGGGCTACAATGTGAAAGCATTTTGCTATCAGGATTCTCCAAGAAGAGCGCACTCTATCGCGGCTCAAGGCGGTATTAACGCAGCTAAGAACTATCAAAACGATGGTGATAGTGTTTATCGCTTATTCTATGATACGGTTAAAGGAGGGGATTACAGAGCAAGAGAAGCAAACGTTTATCGTTTAGCGGAAGTATCGGCCAACATCATTGATCAATGTGTGGCTCAAGGAGTTCCATTCGCAAGAGAATACGGAGGGCTATTAGACAACCGATCATTTGGAGGGGTGTTGGTATCTAGAACCTTCTACGCTAAAGGTCAAACAGGACAGCAATTATTGCTTGGGGCGTATTCAGCTTTGAGCAGACAAATTGGAAAGGGTAAAGTACAAATGTTCGGAAGACATGAAATGCTTGACCTGGTTGTTGTTGAAGGAAAAGCGAGAGGAATTATCGCTAGAGATATGATTACTGGTGAGATCACAAGACATTCAGCACATGCTGTAGTAATTGCGTCTGGTGGTTATGGTAACGTTTTCTTCTTGTCGACCAATGCAATGGGATCAAATGCCACTGCGGCATGGAAAATCCACAAGAAAGGGGCCTATTTTGCGAACCCATGTTATACGCAAATTCACCCGACTTGTATTCCAAGATCAGGAGATCATCAGTCTAAATTGACGTTGATGTCTGAGTCATTGAGAAATGATGGTAGAATCTGGGTTCCTAAGAAAATGGAAGATGTAATGGCGATCCGAGAAGGGAAAAAGAAGCCAACAGATCTTTCAGAAGACGAAAGAGATTATTACTTAGAGAGAAGATACCCAGCGTTTGGTAACTTAGTTCCTAGAGATGTTGCCTCGAGAGCAGCTAAAGAGAGATGTGATGCAGGGTTTGGCGTGAACCAAACTGGAGAAGCGGTTTATCTTGATTTCAAGAGTGCTATTCACAGATATGGAAAGGAAAAAGCGTTAGTTGAGGGTATTAGTAACCCATCTGAAGCGCAGATTATAAAATTAGGAGAAGAAGTAGTTGAAGCGAAGTACGGGAACTTATTCCAGATGTATTACAAAATTACAGATGAGAACCCATACAAAACACCCATGAAGATCTATCCTGCAGTTCACTACACGATGGGAGGAATCTGGGTTGATTATAACTTGATGACAACTGTTCCAGGTTGTTATGCTGCTGGAGAAGCCAACTTCTCGGATCATGGAGCTAACAGGTTAGGAGCCTCTGCGCTAATGCAAGGGTTGGCCGATGGTTACTTTGTACTACCATACACGATTGGCGACTACTTATCACACGAAATTAGAACTGGAAAAATTTCTACTGATCTTCCAGAATTCGTGGAAGCAGAAAAAGCAGTTCAAGATCAGATCGATCGTTTAATGAATATCAAAGGTTCTAAATCTGTTGACCACTTCCACAAAAGACTTGGAAAAGTGATGTGGGACAAAGTTGGTATGGCAAGAAACGAGCAAGGCTTAAAAGAAGCCATGGAAGAAATTCGTCAAATCAGAGAAGAGTTTTGGAGTGATGTTAGAATTCCTGGAGATGCCAATGGATTAAACCCCGAGCTTGAAAAAGCAGGAAGGGTTGCTGATTTCTTAGAATTAGGAGAGTTATTTGCAAAAGATGCATTACATAGAACTGAATCTTGTGGAGGTCACTTTAGAGAAGAATCCGTTGAGTTAGACGGCCCTCAAAAAGGAGAAGCAAAACGTGATGATGTGAATTTCGCATACGTTGCTGCGTGGGAATGGACAGGAGATCCAAAAGATGCAAAACTGCACAAAGAAGAGTTAGAATTTAAGGACATTGAGTTGAAACAGAGGTCTTATAAGTAA
- a CDS encoding LytR/AlgR family response regulator transcription factor → MSPTTLNVLVIDDEQLARENLKLLLEEFCDGVNVVGMAGNIRDAKALIERKHPDVIFLDIRMPSGAEGFDLLDSLKDINFEVVFVTAFKDYAIQAFKANAIDYILKPVEIEELQKTAERLHERISGNKVRQDVKPQITSAFDSIRRKQIDRITIPQKSGVKIIETKNISHLESKGNYTIIHFTGKEPFLDSRTLKVYQEILPKDFIRVHNSHIVNGSEIVEYTVEDGHSLVMKNGDMVPISRTYLKNVKDYLNAISFK, encoded by the coding sequence ATGAGTCCTACAACTTTAAATGTCCTAGTCATTGATGACGAGCAACTCGCTCGTGAAAATCTAAAATTGCTTCTAGAGGAATTCTGTGATGGAGTGAATGTAGTTGGAATGGCTGGCAATATTCGTGATGCCAAAGCACTCATCGAGCGTAAACATCCAGATGTTATTTTTTTAGATATCAGGATGCCTTCAGGAGCCGAAGGGTTTGATCTTCTTGACTCCCTCAAGGACATTAATTTTGAAGTCGTCTTCGTTACCGCTTTTAAAGACTATGCGATTCAGGCTTTCAAAGCCAACGCAATTGACTACATTCTCAAACCGGTTGAAATAGAAGAGCTCCAAAAAACGGCTGAGCGACTCCATGAGCGCATCTCCGGAAACAAAGTAAGGCAAGACGTAAAGCCACAAATCACATCAGCATTTGACAGCATAAGACGCAAACAGATCGATCGAATTACCATTCCTCAAAAAAGTGGCGTCAAAATAATTGAGACTAAAAACATTTCTCATCTGGAAAGTAAGGGGAACTATACGATTATTCATTTCACCGGTAAAGAGCCTTTTCTTGACTCAAGAACTCTAAAAGTGTATCAAGAAATACTACCAAAGGATTTTATTCGCGTTCACAACTCCCACATCGTAAACGGATCAGAAATAGTAGAATATACCGTGGAAGATGGTCACTCACTAGTTATGAAAAATGGCGACATGGTGCCGATCAGCAGGACTTATCTCAAAAATGTTAAAGACTATTTAAACGCTATTTCATTTAAGTAG
- a CDS encoding RteC domain-containing protein produces MQDFITATKSLCEQLELLHMEEANVSTRSTKAAKLIRKVLTTFRKKISDSGFVNEEDEIHFFKYVKPRVNSYLIFFSVLDEIETERLLANDKEYNDCIDKKQRMFRYIMRENREFVTYYKNGLTHLDRIYFLRGANPLSLSKHSTKQLDDPDFNTSHDTIAANIMAFDLFQKHLFPKSKLSPNSPPPPKLKWTANKLDLVELIYALQSSGALNYGEADLKDICEAFEQIFQFKVGDLYRSFHDISNRKKQQVKFVNRFEELITKKIEELAMPST; encoded by the coding sequence ATGCAAGACTTCATTACGGCAACCAAATCATTATGCGAACAGCTGGAGTTGCTACACATGGAGGAAGCTAATGTGAGTACGCGAAGTACTAAAGCTGCAAAACTGATCCGAAAGGTGCTAACTACTTTTAGGAAGAAAATAAGCGATAGCGGCTTTGTCAATGAAGAAGATGAGATTCACTTTTTTAAGTATGTAAAACCTAGGGTTAATTCCTACCTCATCTTCTTCTCTGTCTTAGATGAAATTGAAACAGAACGATTGCTGGCTAATGACAAAGAGTACAATGATTGCATCGACAAGAAACAACGGATGTTCCGATATATCATGCGAGAAAACCGAGAGTTTGTGACCTACTATAAAAATGGTTTGACTCACTTGGATCGGATCTATTTCTTGAGAGGTGCCAATCCCCTATCGTTATCTAAGCACTCCACTAAGCAATTAGATGATCCAGACTTCAACACTTCTCATGATACAATTGCTGCCAACATCATGGCTTTTGACCTGTTTCAAAAGCATCTGTTCCCTAAATCTAAATTGAGTCCTAACTCACCTCCTCCACCTAAACTCAAGTGGACGGCCAACAAGTTGGACCTGGTGGAATTGATCTACGCGCTTCAATCTTCTGGTGCTCTCAATTATGGTGAGGCGGATCTTAAAGATATTTGCGAAGCTTTTGAACAGATCTTTCAGTTCAAAGTAGGCGACTTATATCGATCATTTCATGATATCTCCAACCGAAAGAAACAACAGGTAAAATTTGTAAATCGATTTGAGGAATTGATTACTAAAAAGATTGAGGAGTTGGCCATGCCCTCAACATGA
- a CDS encoding PadR family transcriptional regulator: MKIENTKAQMRKGVLELCILAILDKQEAYPSDIIEELKASKMIVKEGTLYPLLTRLKNAGILAYRWEESVSGPPRKYYTLTEEGSSFLEELKSTWKDLSTAVTKISSK, encoded by the coding sequence ATGAAGATCGAAAATACAAAAGCGCAGATGAGAAAGGGAGTGCTGGAACTCTGTATCTTAGCTATCCTAGACAAGCAAGAAGCTTACCCTTCAGATATCATTGAGGAGTTAAAAGCTTCTAAGATGATCGTTAAGGAAGGAACGCTTTATCCATTACTTACCCGCTTGAAAAACGCAGGGATTTTAGCTTATCGATGGGAGGAATCAGTGTCCGGTCCACCGAGAAAATACTATACGCTAACCGAAGAAGGATCATCTTTTCTCGAAGAACTTAAGAGTACCTGGAAAGACCTGAGTACTGCCGTCACAAAAATTAGTAGCAAATAA
- a CDS encoding PspC domain-containing protein yields MNKTVNANIAGLVFYIEESAYELLQNYLKNIEANFTNAEERIEIMRDIEARIAELFQERNGSRKEVVSLEDVEEVVSIMGEPEDYQAEEFEEATTSTNESSGEQDTYSTEKKLYRDEENAVIGGVCSGLGAYFGIDPVIVRIIFVMLVLFGLSGVFIYLILFFITPEAKTTAEKLRMRGEPINVETLKQSAKEFKDSVKDAAHRNNFGKKVSKTIERGVKSSSKFVRVISKVFGFGLLVGGLFALFILINVFIGDGGLISFWGDRQMMNVGERMDVFYNTDYQSALAYYSILLIIFIPILTMIYLGIKMLFDIKGSIKYLAITGAVVWFLSVGVVAITTIPIGLELKEGGNVSETIEVPTATEITIEVGNDEVFSNSIGYNEYWDGMNLMDIQNDIIYLGYPKLKIIESSKDSTFKIVINKEARGLNYKEAILNAEKISYNVDVVGSIVKLDPYMTLAADENFRGQDLEVIIRVPEGHSVKLGKNIERILVPISEKNRESKSRKSFENTTWKNDNDRMIFIDS; encoded by the coding sequence ATGAATAAAACAGTCAACGCAAATATTGCCGGGTTGGTTTTTTACATTGAAGAATCTGCCTATGAATTGTTACAGAATTACTTGAAAAACATTGAGGCAAATTTCACCAATGCAGAAGAGCGCATAGAGATTATGCGGGATATTGAAGCAAGAATTGCTGAGCTTTTTCAAGAACGAAATGGAAGTAGAAAGGAAGTTGTAAGTCTGGAGGATGTAGAAGAAGTTGTTTCCATCATGGGAGAACCTGAAGACTATCAGGCAGAAGAATTTGAAGAAGCAACCACATCAACGAATGAATCGAGTGGGGAACAAGACACGTATTCTACAGAAAAGAAGCTGTATCGAGATGAGGAAAATGCAGTTATTGGAGGAGTTTGTAGTGGTCTTGGAGCGTATTTTGGTATCGATCCGGTTATTGTTAGGATCATTTTTGTGATGCTCGTTTTGTTTGGTCTTTCAGGTGTTTTTATTTATCTGATCTTGTTTTTTATCACTCCCGAAGCAAAAACAACGGCTGAGAAATTGAGAATGCGTGGTGAACCCATCAATGTAGAAACGCTTAAACAATCAGCGAAAGAGTTTAAGGATAGTGTGAAGGATGCTGCCCACAGAAACAACTTTGGGAAGAAAGTCTCCAAAACAATAGAGCGTGGCGTGAAGTCTAGTTCAAAGTTTGTTAGAGTCATTTCAAAAGTTTTTGGGTTTGGTTTATTGGTAGGAGGACTCTTTGCCTTATTTATCTTGATTAATGTGTTTATCGGAGATGGTGGTTTGATCTCTTTTTGGGGTGATCGACAGATGATGAATGTGGGTGAACGAATGGATGTTTTTTATAATACGGATTACCAAAGTGCATTGGCTTATTACTCCATATTACTGATTATTTTTATTCCAATTCTGACTATGATTTACTTGGGAATAAAGATGCTTTTCGATATAAAAGGTTCTATCAAGTATTTGGCGATCACAGGTGCTGTGGTCTGGTTCTTATCAGTAGGAGTTGTTGCCATAACCACGATTCCAATTGGACTAGAACTTAAAGAAGGAGGAAACGTGTCTGAAACAATAGAGGTTCCAACAGCAACAGAAATCACGATTGAAGTGGGCAATGATGAGGTGTTCTCTAATAGTATTGGCTATAACGAATACTGGGATGGAATGAACCTTATGGATATTCAAAATGATATCATCTATTTGGGATATCCAAAGCTTAAAATAATTGAGTCGTCTAAGGATTCTACTTTTAAGATAGTAATTAACAAAGAAGCGAGAGGGCTAAACTACAAAGAAGCCATATTGAATGCGGAAAAAATATCCTATAACGTTGATGTTGTGGGATCAATAGTTAAGTTGGACCCCTACATGACATTGGCAGCGGATGAGAATTTTAGAGGACAGGATCTCGAGGTGATTATTAGAGTTCCAGAGGGTCATTCGGTTAAACTAGGGAAAAACATTGAGCGCATACTCGTGCCAATTTCTGAAAAGAATAGAGAGAGTAAATCCAGAAAATCGTTTGAAAATACTACCTGGAAGAATGATAATGATAGAATGATCTTTATCGATAGTTAA
- a CDS encoding heavy metal translocating P-type ATPase, which yields MDIDQIKPNERHFHTYNGDGEIQCCHVEEKINLIADQPKEKTSKSASALKPYIPSIITFVLLMIAIVFDNLIKPEWYDNYVRLGLYILAYAPVALPVIKDAWKATVKKDLFSEFTLMIIATVGAFYIGEYPEAVAVMLFYSIGELFQSAAVRKAKGNIKALLDLRPDSANVIKDDKVVEVTPENVHIGEKLQVRSGEKVPLDGVLLSDHGILNTAALTGESVPVELQKEAEVLAGMINEGPVIEVYVTKEYADSSLSRILELVENASSQKAPTELFIRKFARIYTPIVVGLAAALTFLPYLFVDEYIFNDWLYRALIFLVISCPCALVISIPLGYFGGIGAASKNGILFKGSNYLDAFTKVNTVVMDKTGTLTQGIFQVEKIHSKTMNESEFLNLVAAVEKNSTHPIAKAIVEASDQNSNVAISEVHEIPGHGLQAKHNGQQILVGNARLLQKNEITYPDEINTIIESIVVVSLNGKYEGYITVSDQIKADAKETIASLHEQNITPVMLSGDKKSIVSKVANTLNIQQAFGGLLPEDKVSKVQDIKADTSKVVAFIGDGINDAPVLAISDVGVAMGAMGSDAAIETADVVIQTDHPSKINTAISISHATKKIVIQNIILAFGVKLIVLALGAGGIATMWEAVFADVGVALLAILNAIRIQRMKW from the coding sequence ATGGATATAGATCAAATCAAACCAAACGAAAGGCATTTTCACACGTATAACGGTGATGGTGAAATTCAGTGCTGTCATGTTGAGGAAAAGATTAACTTAATTGCCGATCAACCTAAAGAGAAGACAAGCAAATCAGCAAGTGCATTAAAGCCATATATACCTTCTATCATCACATTTGTTTTATTGATGATCGCCATTGTTTTTGACAACCTCATCAAACCTGAATGGTATGACAATTATGTGCGTTTAGGGCTTTACATTCTTGCTTATGCACCAGTTGCTTTGCCCGTGATAAAAGATGCCTGGAAAGCTACCGTAAAAAAGGACCTATTTTCAGAATTTACCTTAATGATTATTGCAACGGTTGGTGCATTTTATATAGGAGAATACCCTGAAGCGGTTGCCGTGATGCTCTTCTATTCTATTGGTGAACTCTTCCAATCAGCTGCAGTCAGAAAAGCCAAAGGTAATATCAAGGCTCTTTTAGATCTACGACCTGATTCTGCCAATGTGATCAAAGATGATAAAGTTGTTGAAGTGACACCAGAGAATGTGCATATTGGTGAAAAACTGCAAGTACGGTCAGGTGAAAAGGTACCGCTTGATGGTGTACTACTGTCAGATCATGGAATTCTAAATACGGCTGCCTTGACTGGTGAAAGTGTTCCGGTGGAGCTCCAAAAAGAAGCAGAAGTGCTGGCAGGTATGATTAATGAAGGACCAGTCATAGAAGTGTATGTTACAAAAGAATATGCAGATAGTTCGCTATCAAGAATTCTTGAGCTAGTAGAAAATGCATCCTCTCAAAAAGCACCCACTGAACTGTTCATCCGAAAATTTGCTAGAATTTATACCCCAATAGTTGTTGGATTAGCAGCAGCACTAACCTTTTTACCATACTTATTTGTAGACGAATATATTTTCAATGATTGGCTTTACAGAGCTCTAATCTTCTTGGTGATTTCATGTCCATGTGCTTTGGTCATTTCTATACCACTGGGGTATTTTGGTGGAATTGGTGCAGCATCAAAAAACGGGATACTCTTTAAAGGTTCTAATTACCTGGACGCTTTCACTAAAGTAAATACCGTGGTAATGGATAAAACCGGAACCCTAACCCAGGGAATCTTTCAAGTAGAAAAAATTCATTCTAAAACTATGAATGAATCAGAATTTCTAAACTTGGTGGCCGCAGTAGAAAAGAACTCAACACATCCGATAGCCAAAGCTATAGTTGAGGCTTCAGATCAAAATTCTAATGTTGCAATTAGTGAAGTACATGAAATACCAGGCCATGGGCTTCAAGCCAAACATAATGGCCAACAGATATTGGTGGGTAATGCGAGATTGCTCCAAAAAAATGAAATCACTTATCCAGATGAAATCAACACCATTATTGAAAGTATCGTGGTTGTGTCTTTGAACGGAAAGTATGAAGGGTATATCACTGTTTCTGATCAAATTAAGGCAGATGCAAAAGAAACTATAGCTAGCTTGCACGAACAGAACATTACTCCTGTTATGCTGTCAGGTGATAAGAAAAGTATTGTTTCCAAAGTGGCTAATACCCTGAATATTCAACAAGCTTTTGGAGGTTTACTACCTGAAGACAAAGTGAGCAAGGTTCAAGACATTAAAGCTGATACTAGTAAAGTTGTTGCCTTTATTGGTGATGGAATCAATGATGCACCGGTTTTGGCCATTAGTGATGTTGGTGTCGCCATGGGTGCAATGGGTAGTGATGCAGCCATAGAAACTGCAGATGTTGTCATTCAAACAGACCATCCATCAAAGATCAATACTGCTATTTCCATTAGTCATGCGACCAAGAAAATCGTTATTCAAAATATCATCTTGGCTTTTGGTGTAAAGTTAATTGTACTTGCTTTAGGTGCAGGCGGAATTGCCACTATGTGGGAAGCTGTTTTTGCGGATGTAGGTGTTGCCTTATTGGCAATATTGAATGCCATTAGAATACAACGAATGAAATGGTAA
- a CDS encoding site-specific integrase, whose amino-acid sequence MNTSQKFYTLFHINKQRVKDGKAPLYMRVYVNGTRTEISTPFKVNVKDWHPKLQRIKSGRKDAMLINAFLDESQSKLNKLFIVSVASGEVINAKELRDRFQGKKETEPEHKTIIDAFEYHNKKMEEKVNIGKITRKTSLRYQSTQNKVVTFIKRQYKVEDMALKDIRLAFITEFDHYLLTVEKLQSNTAHKIIKIVKKIMNQAVALDWINSNPFNQFKCTYKNPERIVLTQMELDALMNKEFDTPRLEEVRDVFIFQCYTGFAYTDMYNFTKNDISIGMDGEYWLSTYRQKTGTKENVPLLPVALQLIEKYQDHPYCVTHDKLLPVNSNQRYNAYLKEIADLCGIKKRITTHIARHTFATTVTLSNGVPIETVSRILGHTRLATTQIYAKVLEKKVSEDMQLLKEKMNQKTIVEKENTKRKTIT is encoded by the coding sequence ATGAACACAAGTCAGAAATTCTACACGCTGTTTCACATCAACAAGCAACGTGTAAAAGATGGAAAAGCTCCTTTGTACATGAGAGTTTACGTAAACGGTACTCGTACCGAAATCTCAACACCTTTCAAAGTAAATGTGAAAGACTGGCATCCAAAACTTCAACGCATCAAATCAGGACGAAAAGATGCTATGTTGATCAACGCCTTTTTGGATGAATCTCAGAGCAAACTAAATAAACTGTTTATCGTTTCTGTTGCTTCTGGGGAAGTGATCAACGCCAAAGAACTTCGTGACCGTTTCCAAGGCAAAAAAGAAACTGAACCGGAACACAAAACAATCATCGATGCATTTGAATACCACAACAAAAAAATGGAAGAGAAAGTCAACATTGGTAAGATCACTCGAAAGACATCGTTGCGTTATCAGTCCACCCAGAATAAAGTGGTGACCTTCATAAAACGTCAGTATAAAGTAGAAGATATGGCGCTAAAAGATATTCGCCTGGCATTCATCACTGAGTTTGATCACTACCTTTTGACCGTTGAAAAATTACAGTCTAATACTGCTCACAAGATCATTAAGATTGTCAAGAAGATCATGAACCAGGCAGTTGCTTTAGATTGGATCAATTCCAATCCCTTTAATCAGTTCAAATGCACTTACAAGAATCCTGAACGAATCGTATTGACGCAGATGGAATTGGATGCATTGATGAACAAAGAGTTCGACACACCACGTTTGGAGGAGGTTAGAGATGTTTTCATTTTTCAATGTTATACGGGTTTCGCATACACAGATATGTACAATTTCACAAAAAACGACATCTCTATCGGGATGGATGGAGAATATTGGTTGTCCACTTATCGACAAAAGACGGGGACTAAGGAGAATGTTCCCTTATTACCTGTTGCACTTCAACTCATCGAAAAATACCAAGATCATCCCTATTGTGTGACACACGATAAACTCCTACCAGTTAACTCAAATCAGCGCTATAATGCTTACCTGAAAGAGATTGCAGATTTATGCGGAATCAAAAAGCGAATCACTACTCACATTGCTCGTCACACTTTTGCGACCACCGTTACTTTGTCTAATGGTGTACCGATTGAAACCGTATCTCGAATACTGGGACATACCCGATTGGCAACCACGCAGATCTATGCGAAAGTATTGGAGAAGAAAGTAAGTGAAGACATGCAATTGCTGAAGGAGAAAATGAATCAAAAGACGATTGTAGAAAAAGAAAATACAAAACGTAAAACGATTACGTAA